In the genome of Rhizobium rhizogenes, one region contains:
- the ccoN gene encoding cytochrome-c oxidase, cbb3-type subunit I, whose amino-acid sequence MNYTLETAIVALGAFLALLGAAFAHDSLFAAHMWVLFFTLLVSTVLLLRRVSFAPVDPAALARRKSEYFDEVVKYGVIATVFWGVVGFLVGVVVALQLAFPDLNIAPYFNFGRMRPLHTSAVIFAFGGNALIATSFYVVQRTCRARLFGGNLGWFVFWGYNLFIIMAATGYLLGITQGREYAEPEWYVDIWLTIVWVAYLVTFLGTIFMRKEPHIYVANWFYLGFIVTIAMLHIVNNLAVPVSFLGVKSYSAFSGVQDALTQWWYGHNAVGFFLTAGFLGMMYYFIPKQVNRPVYSYRLSIIHFWALIFMYIWAGPHHLHYTALPDWAQTLGMVFSVMLWMPSWGGMINGLMTLSGAWDKIRTDPVVRMMVMAVAFYGMATFEGPMMSIKAVNSLSHYTDWTIGHVHSGALGWNGMITFGAIYYLTPKLWGRDRLYSLQLVNWHFWLATLGIVVYAAVMWVAGIQQALMWREYDAQGFLVYSFAESVAALFPYYVMRALGGLMFLSGALIMAYNVTMTILGHQREEGARKDAAPSLQPAE is encoded by the coding sequence ATGAATTACACGTTAGAAACCGCGATCGTGGCCCTTGGGGCCTTTCTCGCGTTGCTTGGGGCAGCTTTTGCCCATGACAGTCTTTTCGCCGCCCATATGTGGGTGCTGTTCTTTACACTGCTGGTCAGCACGGTGCTTCTGTTGCGCCGTGTCTCCTTCGCGCCTGTCGATCCGGCCGCGCTCGCCCGCCGCAAGTCGGAATATTTCGACGAGGTGGTGAAATACGGCGTCATCGCCACCGTGTTCTGGGGTGTCGTCGGTTTTCTGGTCGGGGTCGTGGTGGCGCTTCAGCTTGCCTTTCCCGACCTCAACATCGCACCCTATTTCAATTTCGGCCGCATGCGGCCGCTGCACACCTCGGCGGTGATCTTCGCTTTCGGCGGAAATGCGCTGATCGCCACTTCCTTTTACGTGGTGCAGAGAACCTGTCGCGCGCGCCTGTTCGGCGGCAATCTCGGCTGGTTCGTGTTCTGGGGTTATAACCTCTTCATCATCATGGCCGCCACCGGTTACCTGCTCGGCATCACCCAGGGCCGCGAATATGCGGAGCCGGAATGGTATGTCGATATCTGGCTGACCATCGTCTGGGTCGCCTATCTCGTGACCTTCCTCGGCACGATCTTCATGCGTAAGGAGCCACATATCTATGTGGCGAACTGGTTCTATCTCGGCTTCATCGTCACCATCGCCATGTTGCACATCGTCAATAATCTGGCGGTGCCCGTGTCGTTCCTGGGCGTCAAGAGCTATTCGGCGTTCTCCGGCGTGCAGGATGCGCTGACGCAATGGTGGTACGGCCATAACGCCGTCGGCTTCTTCCTGACGGCCGGCTTCCTCGGCATGATGTATTATTTCATTCCGAAGCAGGTGAATCGCCCGGTCTATTCCTATCGCCTGTCGATCATCCACTTCTGGGCGCTGATCTTCATGTATATCTGGGCTGGTCCGCACCATCTGCACTATACCGCGCTGCCCGACTGGGCGCAGACGCTCGGCATGGTGTTCTCGGTCATGCTGTGGATGCCGTCGTGGGGCGGCATGATCAACGGCCTGATGACGCTTTCGGGCGCATGGGACAAGATCCGCACCGATCCCGTCGTGCGCATGATGGTAATGGCGGTGGCCTTCTACGGCATGGCGACCTTCGAAGGTCCGATGATGTCGATCAAGGCCGTCAACTCGCTCAGCCACTATACCGACTGGACCATCGGCCACGTTCATTCCGGCGCGCTTGGCTGGAACGGCATGATCACCTTCGGCGCGATCTATTACCTGACGCCGAAACTCTGGGGCAGGGACCGTCTCTACAGCCTGCAACTGGTCAATTGGCACTTCTGGCTCGCCACGCTCGGCATCGTCGTTTACGCCGCCGTCATGTGGGTGGCCGGCATCCAGCAGGCTCTGATGTGGCGCGAATATGATGCCCAAGGCTTCCTCGTCTATTCCTTCGCGGAATCGGTCGCAGCTTTGTTCCCCTATTACGTGATGCGTGCACTGGGTGGCCTGATGTTCCTCAGCGGCGCGCTGATCATGGCCTACAACGTCACGATGACCATCCTCGGTCATCAACGCGAGGAGGGCGCCCGCAAGGACGCGGCTCCTTCGCTGCAGCCCGCTGAATAA
- the cobU gene encoding bifunctional adenosylcobinamide kinase/adenosylcobinamide-phosphate guanylyltransferase, with the protein MTDKNRSVFILGGARSGKSRFAEGLAVNAGGSLHYLATGRPWDEEMRDRIGHHQARRGGEWTTHEAPVDIVPVLARLDRPENVILIDCLTLWLTNLMMENADIDAAFDVLAAAMAPAKAKLILVSNEVGLGIVPENRMAREFRDHAGRLHQRIAAIADDVFFVAAGLPLKMKG; encoded by the coding sequence ATGACAGATAAAAACCGCTCCGTTTTCATTCTTGGCGGCGCGCGCTCCGGCAAGTCGCGTTTTGCGGAAGGGCTTGCGGTAAATGCCGGCGGAAGCCTGCATTATCTGGCCACCGGCAGGCCATGGGATGAGGAGATGCGTGACCGTATCGGCCATCATCAGGCGCGGCGTGGCGGCGAGTGGACGACTCATGAAGCGCCGGTCGACATAGTCCCGGTGCTCGCGCGCCTCGACCGGCCGGAGAATGTCATCCTCATCGACTGCCTGACATTGTGGCTTACCAATCTGATGATGGAAAATGCCGATATCGATGCCGCCTTCGACGTTTTGGCGGCGGCCATGGCGCCGGCAAAAGCGAAACTGATTCTCGTCTCCAATGAGGTTGGTCTTGGCATCGTGCCTGAAAATCGCATGGCGCGTGAATTCCGCGATCATGCCGGCCGGCTGCACCAGCGTATCGCGGCCATTGCCGACGACGTCTTTTTCGTCGCCGCCGGGCTGCCCCTCAAGATGAAGGGCTGA
- a CDS encoding DUF599 domain-containing protein encodes MTVMDYISIVIFVVLWAAYTHITTGSRLFARASLNQAMAERRRDWIMNSLKRDLKMIDTQIMAGLQNGTAFFASTSIFAIGGCFALLGATEQVESVFRDMPFVHYAGRTAFELKVIGLTCLFGYSFFKFGWSYRLFNYCTILFGAIPMVHDAGADREAAERAAENVIKMNIIAAKNFNDGLRTIFLSIGYLGWFISPYVFIASTVIIIVALLRRQFFSEARRAIMEDNRP; translated from the coding sequence ATGACCGTCATGGACTATATATCGATCGTCATTTTCGTCGTGCTGTGGGCTGCCTATACGCATATCACGACGGGATCGCGGCTGTTTGCGCGCGCCAGCCTCAACCAGGCCATGGCCGAGCGCCGGCGCGACTGGATCATGAATTCGCTCAAACGCGATCTGAAGATGATCGACACGCAGATCATGGCCGGTCTGCAGAACGGCACGGCCTTCTTCGCCTCCACCTCCATCTTCGCCATCGGCGGCTGTTTTGCCCTGCTGGGCGCCACCGAACAGGTCGAATCGGTGTTTCGCGACATGCCGTTCGTGCATTATGCCGGGCGCACGGCCTTCGAGCTGAAGGTCATCGGGCTGACCTGTCTGTTCGGTTATTCCTTCTTCAAATTCGGCTGGTCCTACCGCCTGTTCAACTATTGCACGATCCTGTTCGGCGCCATTCCCATGGTCCACGATGCCGGTGCGGACCGCGAGGCGGCCGAGCGCGCCGCCGAAAACGTCATAAAGATGAACATCATCGCTGCTAAGAACTTCAATGATGGCCTGCGGACGATCTTTCTATCCATCGGTTATCTCGGCTGGTTCATCAGCCCCTATGTCTTCATCGCCAGCACCGTCATCATCATCGTGGCGCTCTTGCGCCGGCAGTTCTTTTCCGAGGCGCGTCGCGCCATCATGGAAGACAACAGGCCTTGA
- a CDS encoding heparan-alpha-glucosaminide N-acetyltransferase codes for MDKNAATTETSRRGRIGGLDTLRGLALLAMASYHFTWNLEYFGYLEPGTATTGLWKLYARGIATSFLFLAGFSLFLAHGKGLNWPSFGKRFAMVAGSALLITVATYFAFPDSFIFFGILHNIAAASLVGLLFLRAPALVTLLFAVIAFALPHYLQSDLFNAKWLAWIGFSTMPPRSNDYVPLLPWLAPFLAGLGVSQFVTPRGWLDRFRNPSSPRNLVASAGRHSLAFYLIHQPVLIGLVYVLSVVAPPPPVDQVELYKSSCEKSCVEQANELELCQRFCGCTLEKLQAESLFDIMMEGKLSADQQTKVSEVAQQCTVEAQ; via the coding sequence ATGGATAAAAACGCAGCCACCACCGAAACCAGCCGCAGGGGCCGTATAGGCGGTCTTGATACCCTACGCGGGCTGGCGCTTCTCGCCATGGCATCCTACCACTTCACGTGGAACCTGGAATATTTCGGTTATCTCGAACCCGGCACGGCAACCACGGGCCTGTGGAAGCTCTATGCCCGCGGCATCGCCACCTCATTCCTGTTTCTGGCCGGTTTCAGCCTGTTTCTCGCCCATGGCAAAGGCCTGAACTGGCCGTCCTTCGGCAAGCGTTTCGCCATGGTGGCAGGTTCGGCGTTGCTGATTACCGTCGCTACCTATTTCGCCTTTCCCGACAGTTTCATCTTCTTCGGCATCCTGCATAATATCGCCGCCGCAAGCCTCGTCGGGCTGCTGTTCCTGCGCGCACCAGCGCTGGTGACGCTGCTTTTCGCGGTGATCGCCTTCGCGCTACCGCACTACCTGCAATCCGATCTCTTTAATGCGAAATGGCTGGCCTGGATCGGCTTTTCCACCATGCCGCCCCGCTCCAACGACTATGTGCCGTTGCTGCCCTGGCTTGCCCCATTCCTTGCCGGACTTGGCGTTTCGCAATTCGTCACCCCTCGCGGCTGGCTGGATCGTTTTCGCAACCCCAGCTCACCGCGCAATCTGGTTGCCAGCGCCGGCCGGCACAGCCTGGCCTTCTACCTCATTCATCAGCCAGTGCTGATCGGCCTCGTTTATGTCCTGTCGGTCGTGGCACCGCCTCCTCCCGTAGATCAGGTGGAGCTTTACAAATCCAGCTGCGAAAAAAGCTGTGTCGAGCAGGCGAACGAGCTGGAACTGTGCCAGCGTTTCTGCGGCTGCACGCTGGAAAAACTGCAGGCGGAAAGCCTGTTCGACATCATGATGGAAGGCAAGCTCAGCGCCGATCAGCAGACGAAGGTCAGTGAAGTGGCGCAGCAGTGTACGGTTGAGGCGCAGTAA
- a CDS encoding MerR family DNA-binding transcriptional regulator: MNKYYSITELTREFGVSTRTLRFYEDEGLIHPERRGRTRLFRAADRRLIQEILRGRRIGFTIAEIREIIQVYKEPPGESGQLVLLMKKVDEKRADLRQKRKDIEETLAELDNVEEACLTRLAEIGVGT, encoded by the coding sequence GTGAACAAATATTATAGCATAACCGAACTGACCCGAGAATTCGGTGTTTCCACCCGTACCCTCAGATTTTACGAGGATGAGGGGTTGATCCATCCTGAGCGTCGCGGGCGCACACGGCTTTTCCGGGCCGCGGACCGCCGCCTCATTCAGGAAATCCTGCGTGGTCGCCGTATCGGTTTCACGATTGCTGAAATTCGCGAGATTATTCAGGTCTACAAGGAGCCGCCGGGCGAATCGGGCCAGCTTGTGCTTCTGATGAAGAAGGTTGATGAAAAGCGTGCCGACCTGCGGCAGAAGCGCAAGGATATCGAGGAGACGCTGGCGGAACTCGACAATGTCGAAGAGGCCTGTCTGACGCGACTCGCCGAAATCGGCGTCGGGACTTGA
- the mgtE gene encoding magnesium transporter gives MTDRDHDPAAPEELKPADAPSDIYAEDGSVRSDFLTMVGAAIADRDLLFLRKNVARLHESELGDVLESILPEQRHALVRLLGSDFDMTALTEVDEGIRLDIVDQMSNEQIAAGIGELDSDDAVYILEDLDDEDREDILSQLPFTERVRLMRALDYPESSAGRRMQTEFVAVPPFWTVGQTIDYLREEEELPDSFTQIFVIDPTFKLVGALDLDKVLRAKRQVKIETIMHETNHSIPAEMDQEEAAQLFEQYDLLSAAVVDNNGRLVGVLTIDDVVDVIQEEAEEDLLRLGGVGDEELSDSIASTSRSRVPWLAVNLITAFLSASVISLFDATIQQIVALAILMPAVAGMGGNAGSQTMTVSVRALATKSLDIHNAARIIRREAGVGILNGMLFGCAIGVVAGLWFQDVHIGGIIATAMCLNMLAAALAGILIPLVLDKFGADPAVSSAVFVTAVTDIVGFFAFLGIATWWYGISG, from the coding sequence TTGACAGACCGTGACCACGATCCTGCCGCGCCCGAGGAGTTGAAGCCTGCGGATGCGCCCTCCGATATCTATGCCGAGGACGGGTCGGTCCGCTCCGACTTTCTGACGATGGTGGGCGCGGCAATCGCTGACCGCGACCTGCTTTTCCTGCGCAAGAACGTGGCGCGGCTGCATGAGTCGGAACTTGGCGACGTGCTGGAATCCATCCTGCCGGAACAGCGCCATGCGCTCGTGCGGCTTCTTGGTTCCGATTTCGACATGACGGCGCTGACCGAGGTGGATGAGGGTATCCGCCTCGATATCGTCGACCAGATGTCGAACGAGCAGATCGCCGCCGGTATCGGCGAACTGGATTCCGACGACGCCGTCTATATTCTCGAGGACCTCGACGACGAGGACCGCGAGGATATTCTCTCGCAGCTGCCGTTTACCGAACGCGTGCGGCTGATGCGGGCGCTGGATTATCCGGAAAGCTCGGCCGGTCGACGCATGCAGACGGAATTCGTCGCCGTGCCGCCGTTCTGGACCGTGGGGCAGACCATCGACTATCTGCGGGAAGAGGAAGAGCTGCCTGACTCCTTCACGCAGATCTTCGTCATCGATCCCACCTTCAAGCTTGTCGGTGCGCTCGATCTCGACAAGGTGCTGCGCGCCAAGCGTCAGGTGAAGATCGAAACGATCATGCACGAGACCAACCACTCCATTCCGGCCGAAATGGACCAGGAAGAGGCGGCGCAGCTTTTCGAGCAATATGACCTTCTGTCCGCCGCCGTGGTCGACAATAATGGCCGTCTGGTCGGTGTGCTGACCATCGATGACGTCGTCGACGTCATTCAGGAAGAAGCGGAAGAGGATCTGCTGCGCCTTGGCGGCGTGGGTGACGAAGAACTGTCGGACAGTATCGCCAGCACCTCGCGTTCACGCGTGCCCTGGCTTGCGGTCAATCTCATCACCGCCTTTCTGTCCGCCTCGGTCATCAGCCTGTTCGATGCGACGATCCAGCAGATCGTGGCACTGGCGATCCTGATGCCGGCGGTCGCCGGCATGGGCGGCAATGCCGGATCGCAGACCATGACCGTATCCGTGCGGGCGCTGGCGACCAAAAGTCTCGATATTCATAACGCCGCCCGCATTATCCGGCGCGAAGCGGGTGTAGGCATCCTGAACGGCATGTTGTTCGGCTGCGCCATCGGCGTTGTCGCCGGACTGTGGTTTCAGGACGTGCATATCGGCGGCATCATCGCCACCGCCATGTGTCTCAACATGCTGGCGGCGGCGCTGGCAGGCATCCTCATTCCGCTTGTCCTCGACAAATTCGGCGCTGACCCGGCGGTTTCCTCGGCCGTCTTCGTGACGGCAGTGACCGACATTGTCGGGTTTTTCGCCTTTCTGGGCATTGCGACCTGGTGGTATGGTATTTCAGGATAG
- a CDS encoding FdhF/YdeP family oxidoreductase produces MSKTDFIGKASTAAGGWGALKSVGKRLMESGAPISGARVLLKTNQPDGFDCPGCAWGDPEHGSSFEFCENGVKAVAWEATEARVPPDFFATRSVSELRGWSDYDLEKQGRLTHPMRYDRTSDKYLPVSWDEAFAEIGRILNSLDSPDRAEFYTSGRASNEAAFIYQLMVRLYGTNNFPDCSNMCHEASGVGLQASIGVGKGTVLLEDFEKTDAIFVIGQNPGTNHPRMLGDLRRAALRGARIAVLNPIREKGLERFADPQDKIEMITGGSTRIATNYYQPRQGGDMAAVRGMSKAVFAADDAARAAGEPAIIDYDFIAEHAAEFEAYRAAVDATSWETILDQSGLTRADIEEAARIYMNAGSVIATWAMGVTQHRHSVIIVREITNFMLLRGNIGRPGAGLCPVRGHSNVQGDRTVGIDEKAPPALLDALEKELGVSMPRRRGHNTVEAVAAMLDGKAQTFIALGGNFMRATPDSPLIIKAFEKQKLTVNIATKLNHSHLVPGETSFILPCLGRTEIDLNSAGRAQIVTVEDSMSMVHGSGGINPPASDELRSEVAIIAGIAEATLGNVTVNWKALADDYDLIRDMIERVIPGFDNFNERVRVPRGFHLRNAAAERQWNTAAKKATFYSGPLPEQTEHQQALLRDDLFVLQTFRSHDQYNTTIYGMDDRYRGVYGERQVIFMNPKDMETLGAHSRQRVDVIGEYGDGVERVAENFRLVPYNIPQGSIGGYYPELNVLVPLSSYGEGSFTPTSKSVLVSVRLRPDAS; encoded by the coding sequence ATGAGCAAGACGGACTTCATAGGCAAGGCATCCACCGCAGCCGGCGGCTGGGGCGCGCTTAAAAGTGTGGGCAAACGGCTCATGGAATCGGGTGCGCCGATTTCCGGCGCCCGCGTCCTGCTGAAGACCAACCAGCCGGACGGCTTCGACTGCCCGGGCTGCGCCTGGGGCGACCCCGAACACGGCTCCTCCTTCGAATTCTGCGAAAACGGCGTCAAGGCTGTCGCCTGGGAAGCGACGGAGGCCCGCGTGCCGCCGGACTTTTTCGCCACCCGCTCGGTCTCCGAACTGCGCGGCTGGTCCGACTACGATCTGGAAAAACAGGGCCGCCTCACCCATCCGATGCGTTATGACAGGACGAGCGACAAATATCTGCCGGTCTCCTGGGACGAGGCCTTTGCCGAGATCGGTCGCATCCTCAACAGCCTCGACAGCCCGGACCGGGCGGAATTCTACACTTCCGGCCGCGCCTCCAACGAGGCCGCCTTCATCTATCAATTGATGGTGCGGCTTTATGGCACCAACAATTTTCCCGACTGTTCCAACATGTGCCATGAGGCAAGCGGTGTTGGCCTGCAGGCGTCGATCGGCGTCGGCAAAGGCACGGTACTGCTCGAGGATTTCGAAAAGACGGACGCCATCTTCGTGATCGGCCAAAATCCCGGCACCAATCATCCTCGCATGTTGGGCGACCTGCGCCGGGCCGCCCTTCGCGGCGCCCGCATCGCCGTCCTCAACCCCATCCGGGAAAAGGGGCTGGAGCGCTTCGCCGACCCGCAGGACAAGATCGAGATGATCACCGGCGGCAGCACCCGCATCGCCACCAATTATTACCAGCCTCGTCAGGGCGGCGACATGGCGGCCGTGCGCGGCATGAGCAAGGCGGTCTTCGCGGCCGATGATGCCGCGCGGGCCGCGGGCGAACCCGCCATCATCGATTACGACTTCATTGCCGAACATGCGGCGGAATTCGAGGCCTATCGCGCCGCTGTCGATGCGACGAGCTGGGAAACAATCCTCGATCAGTCGGGCCTCACCCGTGCCGACATCGAGGAAGCCGCCCGCATCTACATGAATGCCGGCTCCGTCATCGCCACATGGGCCATGGGCGTCACCCAGCACCGCCACTCGGTCATCATCGTGCGCGAGATCACCAATTTCATGCTGCTGCGCGGCAATATCGGCCGTCCCGGCGCCGGCCTTTGCCCGGTGCGCGGCCATTCCAACGTTCAGGGCGACCGCACCGTCGGCATCGACGAAAAAGCGCCGCCGGCACTTCTCGACGCGCTGGAAAAGGAACTCGGCGTTTCCATGCCACGCAGGCGCGGCCATAATACGGTGGAAGCGGTGGCCGCCATGCTGGACGGCAAGGCTCAGACCTTTATCGCGCTCGGCGGCAATTTCATGCGGGCGACGCCTGACAGCCCGCTGATCATCAAGGCTTTCGAAAAGCAGAAGCTCACCGTCAACATCGCCACCAAGCTCAATCATTCCCATCTGGTGCCGGGCGAAACCTCCTTCATACTGCCCTGTCTCGGACGAACGGAAATCGACCTGAATTCGGCCGGCAGGGCGCAGATCGTCACCGTCGAGGATTCCATGAGCATGGTGCATGGTTCGGGCGGCATCAACCCGCCCGCTTCGGACGAACTGCGCTCGGAAGTCGCCATCATCGCGGGCATAGCCGAAGCGACGCTGGGCAACGTCACCGTGAACTGGAAGGCGCTCGCCGATGACTACGATCTCATCCGCGACATGATCGAGCGGGTCATTCCGGGCTTCGACAATTTCAACGAGCGTGTCCGCGTGCCGCGCGGTTTTCACCTGCGCAATGCAGCGGCGGAACGGCAATGGAACACGGCGGCGAAAAAGGCGACCTTCTATAGCGGCCCGTTGCCCGAACAGACCGAACACCAGCAGGCGCTGCTGCGTGACGATCTGTTCGTGCTGCAGACCTTCCGCAGCCATGATCAGTACAACACCACCATCTACGGCATGGATGACCGCTATCGCGGCGTCTATGGCGAACGCCAGGTCATCTTCATGAACCCGAAGGACATGGAAACGCTCGGTGCCCACTCGCGCCAGCGTGTCGATGTCATCGGCGAATATGGTGACGGCGTGGAGCGCGTCGCGGAAAATTTCCGGCTGGTACCCTACAATATCCCGCAGGGCAGCATCGGCGGTTATTACCCGGAACTGAACGTGCTGGTGCCGCTGTCGAGCTATGGCGAGGGCAGCTTCACACCGACATCGAAATCAGTGCTGGTTTCCGTCCGCCTGCGCCCGGATGCTTCCTGA
- a CDS encoding peptide deformylase, translating into MAIRPILPYPHAGLSDICAPVTVFDTQLQSLVTDLIDTMRAAPGVGITAAHIGVQQRVFVLELTPGTVLTYVNPEIISQSAPTMRHVEGSVSMPGFTEEVERPSRVEVRFHDVSGAEHRQTAEGFHAVCIQHEIDQLDGVFWLKRLSRLKRDRLVKKWEKSRKP; encoded by the coding sequence TTGGCAATCAGGCCGATCCTTCCCTACCCCCATGCCGGCCTTTCCGATATCTGCGCGCCGGTCACGGTTTTTGACACGCAACTGCAGTCTCTGGTGACCGACCTCATAGACACCATGCGCGCCGCGCCGGGCGTCGGCATTACCGCTGCCCATATCGGCGTGCAACAACGCGTTTTTGTGCTGGAACTCACACCGGGAACCGTCCTGACCTACGTCAATCCTGAAATCATCAGCCAATCCGCCCCGACCATGCGGCATGTGGAGGGCAGCGTCTCCATGCCGGGCTTCACGGAAGAGGTGGAACGTCCGTCCAGGGTCGAGGTGAGGTTTCACGATGTATCCGGCGCGGAGCACCGGCAGACCGCCGAAGGGTTCCATGCCGTCTGTATCCAGCACGAGATCGACCAGCTGGACGGCGTCTTCTGGCTTAAACGCCTCTCCAGGCTGAAACGCGACCGGCTGGTGAAAAAATGGGAGAAATCCCGCAAACCCTGA
- a CDS encoding OsmC family protein, translating to MNQFRVKKRPTGAAVTLGRLGHPDIVTATGGALTVVTAASEPGFNPLDLLYSSLAACLALSARIAASRMGVLDRFEKVTVHVSGEKAEEEPSRIVRFDIRIAIEGGFDGPTRDAIAHAAEDICTVSNTLRGDAEFILSIAG from the coding sequence GTGAATCAGTTCAGGGTCAAGAAGCGGCCGACGGGTGCTGCGGTCACGCTTGGCCGTCTCGGCCATCCCGATATCGTCACCGCGACCGGTGGCGCACTCACCGTGGTGACGGCGGCTTCGGAGCCGGGTTTCAACCCGCTTGATCTTCTCTATTCATCTCTCGCCGCCTGTCTGGCGCTGAGCGCCCGGATAGCAGCGAGCCGCATGGGAGTTCTCGACCGGTTCGAAAAGGTCACGGTGCATGTTTCCGGCGAAAAGGCGGAAGAGGAACCATCGCGTATTGTCCGCTTCGATATCCGCATCGCGATTGAGGGCGGTTTCGACGGGCCGACCCGCGATGCAATTGCCCATGCCGCCGAGGATATATGCACCGTCAGCAACACGCTGAGGGGTGACGCGGAATTCATCCTGTCGATCGCCGGCTGA
- a CDS encoding Thivi_2564 family membrane protein yields the protein MVTSTLVSILITFLVIVLVLWLIARLPVGGGAKQIAQVIVIIIGIISLLKYLAVF from the coding sequence ATGGTTACATCTACGCTCGTCAGCATTCTGATCACCTTCCTGGTGATTGTGCTCGTCTTGTGGCTCATCGCACGACTGCCCGTGGGCGGCGGCGCGAAACAGATCGCCCAAGTGATCGTCATCATCATCGGCATCATTTCGCTGCTGAAATATCTCGCGGTTTTCTGA
- a CDS encoding PAS domain-containing protein: protein MLAFVRKKCPGVFVLGDKTDSDKALGYYMWSISDNRLIMDAVTAECHGFSEPVASRGVTIEAVLEKIDVEMRDRVAQAIFDSITTGVFFDQRYKVNLPDGSVRWIVAKGRAIFDADNTPFLGIGSVRDITLRKPYQFEPRQ from the coding sequence ATGTTAGCTTTTGTCAGGAAAAAATGTCCGGGGGTTTTCGTGCTGGGGGACAAGACGGATTCAGACAAAGCGCTCGGTTATTATATGTGGAGCATTTCCGACAACAGGCTGATCATGGATGCGGTTACCGCTGAATGCCATGGATTTTCCGAGCCGGTGGCATCGCGTGGTGTGACGATCGAAGCGGTTCTTGAGAAAATCGACGTTGAAATGCGCGACCGGGTGGCGCAGGCCATTTTTGACAGCATCACCACCGGTGTGTTCTTCGACCAGCGTTACAAGGTCAACCTGCCGGACGGTTCGGTGCGCTGGATCGTGGCGAAGGGCAGGGCGATCTTTGATGCGGACAATACGCCGTTTCTCGGTATTGGCAGCGTTCGGGATATAACCCTGAGGAAGCCCTATCAGTTCGAGCCGCGCCAATAG
- a CDS encoding dehydrogenase has translation MRPERREPEADPVDHIIAWHDGDSRAAIETLMEDIQHLRLQLALATAAMGKGFTRGWKPDAERK, from the coding sequence GTGCGCCCAGAGAGAAGAGAACCGGAAGCCGATCCGGTGGACCACATCATTGCATGGCACGACGGAGACAGCCGCGCTGCCATAGAGACGCTGATGGAAGACATCCAGCATTTGCGGCTGCAGTTGGCCTTGGCTACGGCCGCAATGGGCAAGGGATTTACACGAGGCTGGAAGCCGGACGCCGAGCGAAAATAA
- a CDS encoding SOS response-associated peptidase has protein sequence MCNLYRVKTNQESIRDIVGIMEERLNLEPDVEVYPDRPAPVVRNGEKGRELVGLTWGMPSPQFVTQGKPDTGVTNIRNVTSPHWRRWLRPENRCVVPWTTFCEWEDTKPRKTKRWFALNEEAPLAFFAGIWTDWHGVRGSMKNPREGDHQLFGFLTTAPNSVVKPIHPKAMPVILTNKDEVELWLTAPWEVAKELQRPLPDAGLVLLPVEDEKKSADLFG, from the coding sequence ATGTGCAATCTGTACCGCGTGAAAACAAATCAAGAGTCCATCCGCGATATCGTGGGGATCATGGAGGAGCGCCTTAACCTGGAGCCTGACGTTGAGGTCTATCCAGACCGACCGGCGCCAGTGGTTCGCAACGGAGAGAAAGGCCGGGAGTTGGTCGGGCTGACGTGGGGCATGCCGTCGCCGCAGTTCGTCACACAGGGTAAGCCTGATACCGGCGTAACCAACATCCGCAATGTCACCTCCCCGCATTGGCGCCGATGGCTTCGGCCAGAAAACCGCTGCGTGGTGCCGTGGACCACTTTTTGCGAATGGGAAGACACCAAGCCCCGAAAGACGAAACGCTGGTTTGCGCTGAACGAGGAAGCGCCCCTCGCCTTCTTCGCCGGCATCTGGACAGACTGGCATGGCGTCCGCGGTTCGATGAAAAACCCGCGCGAGGGCGATCACCAGCTTTTCGGTTTCCTAACGACCGCCCCGAACAGCGTCGTGAAGCCGATCCACCCGAAGGCGATGCCGGTTATCCTGACAAACAAGGATGAGGTGGAGCTTTGGCTAACGGCGCCATGGGAAGTAGCGAAAGAGCTTCAGCGGCCATTGCCTGATGCCGGGCTCGTGTTGTTGCCCGTCGAGGATGAGAAGAAGTCGGCCGATCTATTCGGGTAG